A single genomic interval of Streptococcus suis harbors:
- the secA2 gene encoding accessory Sec system translocase SecA2, translating to MKRLKQFFSMDYYRLKRLDKIFTEIDSLKEKMARLTDDEMRGKTQEFKDRLAAGATLDDLLVEAYALVREADKRVLGMFPYKVQVMGAIVLHEGNIAEMKTGEGKTLTATMPLYLNALEGKGAMLITTSGYLAQRDAEEMGEVYKFLGLTVSCGVREADGKDKASSPDKKAIYAADITYTTNSALGFDYLFENLATSKGGKYLRPFHYAIIDEADAVLLDTAQTPLIVSGSPRVQSNLYAIADQFIVSLKEGEGYYYNRENGEVWLTQAGIDEAERYFNAQEFFDIDHAELVRHVVLALQAHKCFTLGKNYVVQNNKVQLLDKTDGRVLSGTRLQGGVHQAIEQKEGVKITPEMRSIASVTYQNLFLMFNKLSGMTGTGKTAESEFIETYNMEVVQIPTNKPVIRKDYPDKIYTTMPEKIQASLDLVKKIHATGQPILLVTGSVNMSELYSELLLLEGIPHSLLNAYNAAKEAQMVAEAGQLGTVTVATNMAGRGTDIKLGPGVKELGGLAVIGTERMKSQRMDLQMRGRSGRQGDPGFSQFFACLEDDLLIENGGKWIQTYFENNKDKIDPTKPEELTSRRFKKALRHAQEASDGSGRSSRSMTLQFDESVKLQREYVYRERNAIIEGTNEALDILQFAKEDIVLYLKKHPVLDAHDLERYILDHITYDFHSFPEHLELQNHSQVQAFLLNIIKQEVDHKKEFLSKDYSQFERIAALKAIDECWVEEVDYLQQLRVIAGARQAAQRNPVFEYHQEAYKGYQKMKEEIRRNILQNILLSDVSYTEKGDMQVYFV from the coding sequence ATGAAGAGACTGAAACAGTTTTTCTCCATGGATTATTATCGCTTAAAACGATTGGATAAAATTTTCACTGAGATTGATAGCTTGAAAGAGAAGATGGCTCGTTTGACAGATGATGAGATGCGAGGGAAAACGCAGGAATTTAAGGATAGACTGGCAGCTGGTGCTACTCTCGATGATCTTCTGGTAGAAGCTTATGCATTGGTCAGGGAAGCAGATAAGCGCGTGTTGGGAATGTTTCCGTACAAGGTCCAAGTGATGGGAGCAATTGTTCTTCACGAAGGAAATATTGCTGAGATGAAGACCGGCGAAGGAAAAACATTGACAGCTACGATGCCTCTTTACCTCAATGCCCTCGAAGGAAAAGGTGCGATGCTAATAACCACCAGCGGTTATTTAGCACAGCGAGATGCTGAAGAAATGGGTGAAGTCTACAAATTTTTAGGACTAACAGTTTCTTGTGGAGTTAGAGAAGCGGACGGAAAAGATAAAGCGAGTTCTCCGGATAAAAAAGCTATCTATGCCGCAGATATTACCTATACAACCAACAGTGCTCTTGGTTTTGATTATCTTTTTGAAAATTTAGCAACAAGCAAGGGTGGAAAATATTTACGTCCCTTTCATTATGCTATCATTGACGAAGCGGATGCTGTCTTATTAGATACTGCACAAACCCCATTGATTGTCTCAGGCTCTCCCCGCGTGCAGTCAAACCTCTATGCCATTGCAGATCAGTTCATTGTCAGTCTAAAAGAGGGAGAAGGTTATTACTACAACCGAGAAAATGGTGAAGTGTGGCTGACACAGGCAGGAATTGATGAAGCCGAGCGTTATTTTAATGCTCAGGAATTTTTTGACATCGACCATGCAGAATTAGTGCGCCATGTTGTTTTAGCCTTACAAGCCCATAAATGTTTCACATTAGGGAAAAACTATGTCGTTCAAAACAATAAGGTTCAATTGTTGGATAAGACAGATGGTCGTGTTCTGTCAGGAACTCGGCTCCAAGGTGGTGTTCATCAGGCTATAGAACAAAAAGAGGGCGTTAAGATAACACCGGAAATGCGTTCAATTGCTTCAGTCACCTATCAAAATCTATTCTTAATGTTCAATAAACTTTCTGGTATGACAGGGACTGGTAAAACAGCTGAGTCAGAATTTATAGAAACCTATAATATGGAAGTTGTTCAGATTCCAACCAATAAACCAGTCATTCGTAAAGATTATCCTGATAAGATTTATACGACCATGCCGGAGAAAATTCAAGCTTCTTTGGATCTGGTGAAAAAAATCCATGCAACAGGGCAACCTATTCTTTTGGTGACTGGTTCGGTCAATATGTCTGAACTCTATTCAGAACTCCTGTTGTTAGAAGGGATTCCTCACAGCCTTCTCAATGCCTATAATGCAGCCAAAGAAGCGCAGATGGTTGCAGAAGCAGGACAGCTTGGAACGGTTACAGTAGCGACGAATATGGCCGGTAGAGGAACGGACATCAAACTCGGTCCAGGTGTAAAAGAATTGGGTGGTTTGGCCGTTATCGGAACGGAGCGAATGAAGAGCCAGCGGATGGACTTGCAGATGCGAGGACGTTCAGGACGGCAGGGAGATCCAGGATTTAGCCAATTTTTCGCCTGCTTGGAAGACGATCTGTTAATTGAGAATGGCGGCAAGTGGATTCAGACTTATTTTGAAAACAATAAAGATAAGATTGACCCAACGAAGCCTGAGGAATTGACCAGTAGACGATTTAAAAAAGCCTTGCGACATGCACAAGAAGCGAGTGATGGTTCGGGACGCTCTTCACGAAGCATGACCTTGCAGTTTGACGAAAGTGTCAAATTACAACGAGAATACGTCTATAGAGAAAGAAATGCCATTATCGAGGGAACAAACGAAGCGCTCGATATCCTACAATTCGCCAAAGAAGATATCGTTCTGTATCTCAAAAAGCATCCTGTTTTGGATGCCCATGATTTGGAGCGCTATATCTTGGACCACATCACCTATGATTTTCATAGTTTTCCAGAACATTTAGAATTACAAAATCATAGCCAAGTTCAAGCCTTTTTGCTGAATATTATAAAACAAGAAGTTGACCATAAGAAAGAATTTTTATCAAAAGACTACTCACAATTCGAACGAATAGCTGCTTTGAAAGCTATTGATGAATGCTGGGTAGAAGAAGTGGACTATCTACAACAACTCCGCGTCATTGCAGGAGCGAGACAAGCAGCGCAACGCAACCCAGTATTTGAATACCACCAAGAAGCCTATAAAGGCTATCAAAAAATGAAAGAAGAAATAAGGCGAAATATCTTACAGAATATCCTGTTAAGCGATGTCTCTTATACAGAGAAAGGAGATATGCAAGTATATTTTGTGTAG
- the gtfA gene encoding accessory Sec system glycosyltransferase GtfA, whose product MTVYNINLGIGWASSGVEYAQAYRAQLLRRKGIKTKFIFTDFFGQDNISDMTRNIGFKDEEVIWLYTFFTDQKVAPTTYTLDQLRQDVTGTITREERDGKIVRFFYEEQNFFLTAYLCQEDKDIVHRVEYVSSGNLIRKDFFTYMRSFSEYYTPRDSKAHLYLRRFFNEDGSVAYEEVIDGNKSVYRMPDALISSKEEWIAYFMQNLGLTSQDIVILDRATGTGQAVFANKGPARLGVVIHAEHYSLNQVTDQTILWNNYYDYQFVHADCVDFFITSTKRQKEVLEEQFEKYVGKVPLIVDIPVGSIDYVRRAEMRRPYSIITASRLATEKHVDWLTKAVVAAKKDLPELTFDIYGSGGEHAKIEAIIKEHQAEDYIHLKGHHDLTEVYQDYELYLTASKSEGFGLTLLEAIGAGLPLIGFDAPYGNQTFIQEGRNGYLLPFPTVEDEQEIVSHYLQAIRVFFSREDRHEMQEASYQVASAFLTHEIEKKWVELVEEMVGR is encoded by the coding sequence ATGACCGTCTACAATATCAATCTTGGGATAGGTTGGGCCAGTAGTGGTGTTGAGTACGCTCAAGCCTATCGTGCTCAATTATTACGCCGAAAAGGAATCAAAACCAAGTTTATCTTTACAGATTTTTTCGGACAAGATAATATATCAGACATGACACGGAATATCGGTTTCAAGGATGAGGAAGTCATCTGGCTCTACACCTTCTTTACAGACCAAAAGGTAGCACCAACTACTTATACCCTTGACCAATTGAGACAAGATGTTACAGGAACGATAACGCGAGAAGAGCGTGATGGGAAGATTGTTCGTTTCTTCTATGAAGAGCAGAATTTCTTTTTGACAGCCTATCTTTGTCAGGAAGACAAAGATATCGTTCATCGTGTTGAATACGTTTCGAGCGGGAACCTGATTCGCAAGGATTTCTTTACCTACATGAGAAGTTTTAGTGAGTACTATACCCCACGCGATAGCAAGGCCCACCTATACCTCAGACGCTTCTTCAATGAAGACGGATCTGTTGCATATGAAGAAGTGATTGATGGAAATAAGAGTGTTTACCGTATGCCAGATGCCCTTATCAGTTCCAAAGAAGAGTGGATTGCCTACTTTATGCAGAACCTTGGCTTGACTAGCCAAGATATCGTCATCTTGGACCGAGCTACAGGAACTGGACAAGCAGTCTTTGCCAATAAAGGTCCTGCTCGATTAGGTGTCGTCATCCATGCGGAACATTACAGTCTCAATCAAGTTACCGACCAAACGATTCTCTGGAATAACTATTATGACTACCAATTTGTACACGCTGACTGTGTGGATTTCTTTATTACCTCGACCAAGCGCCAAAAAGAAGTCTTAGAGGAGCAGTTTGAAAAGTATGTTGGTAAGGTGCCTCTCATCGTGGACATACCAGTTGGAAGTATTGATTATGTCAGACGTGCAGAAATGAGAAGACCGTACTCCATTATTACCGCTTCACGTCTAGCAACAGAAAAACATGTGGACTGGCTGACCAAGGCTGTGGTTGCTGCCAAAAAAGACCTGCCAGAACTCACTTTTGATATCTATGGTAGCGGGGGTGAGCATGCTAAAATTGAGGCTATTATCAAGGAACATCAGGCAGAAGACTATATTCACCTGAAAGGGCATCACGATTTGACCGAGGTTTATCAAGATTACGAACTCTACCTGACTGCTTCAAAAAGTGAGGGCTTTGGCTTGACCTTGTTGGAAGCTATCGGTGCAGGCTTACCTCTTATCGGTTTTGATGCGCCTTATGGAAACCAGACCTTTATTCAAGAAGGACGAAACGGTTATCTCTTGCCATTCCCTACAGTAGAGGATGAGCAGGAGATTGTCTCACATTATCTTCAAGCGATTCGTGTCTTCTTTAGTCGTGAAGATCGTCATGAAATGCAGGAAGCTTCTTACCAAGTAGCATCCGCATTCTTAACCCATGAAATCGAGAAAAAATGGGTAGAATTAGTAGAGGAGATGGTAGGAAGATGA
- the gtfB gene encoding accessory Sec system glycosylation chaperone GtfB codes for MIHLFDTYQQSSWDLHFSLICSGYNNPTIVLNDDGFLPHDVTSPFRYFTEYDTVQGQALYFNQVKTPAFWEIRGDGSQAAIYDYATKRAQIHYAQPSHMRLVKAVDWYDETGKIVVTDRYNDKGMCFAQTSYDSQGQAMQTSYYKEDGQEVLIENHGTGDWILNHQNQIHFFKNKHAFYTYYLKTAGFNLDRIFYNHLGQPFLTAFYLDEDGEDILFWQEPIRDSIPGNMLLLLNKQSRRPTKIVVQDKEAYDNLMALASPEQQKNIAYLGFLYPFKEQAEFKPEALILTNSDQIEQLERLVTSLPQLHFHIGAITEMSSHLMTFGNYENVTLYPNIAMDLVQQLYQRTSLYLDINHGNEILSSVRTAFEYRQLILGFTETLHASTYVARENRYASSQVEVMIAKIKSLLAGQSDEQSRLLSCQDKEANLTTVADYQRVIK; via the coding sequence ATGATTCATTTATTTGATACGTACCAACAATCGAGCTGGGATTTGCATTTTTCCCTCATTTGTTCAGGATATAATAATCCGACAATTGTGTTAAATGATGATGGCTTCTTGCCTCATGATGTGACATCGCCTTTTCGATACTTTACGGAATATGATACTGTGCAAGGACAAGCCTTGTATTTCAATCAGGTAAAAACACCAGCTTTCTGGGAGATTCGTGGAGACGGTAGTCAGGCGGCAATCTATGATTATGCAACTAAGCGTGCACAGATTCATTACGCCCAACCAAGCCATATGCGACTTGTCAAAGCGGTGGATTGGTATGATGAAACAGGGAAAATCGTCGTGACCGACCGCTACAATGACAAGGGAATGTGTTTTGCACAAACCAGCTATGATAGCCAAGGACAGGCTATGCAGACCAGCTACTATAAGGAAGATGGTCAGGAAGTCTTGATTGAAAACCACGGCACGGGTGACTGGATTTTGAACCATCAGAACCAAATCCATTTCTTCAAAAACAAACATGCTTTTTATACATATTACCTGAAGACAGCTGGTTTCAATCTAGACCGTATCTTTTATAACCATTTAGGTCAACCCTTCTTGACAGCTTTTTATTTGGATGAAGATGGTGAAGACATTCTCTTTTGGCAAGAACCGATTCGCGATAGTATTCCAGGGAATATGCTCCTTTTACTCAATAAGCAGAGTAGAAGACCGACCAAGATTGTGGTACAAGATAAGGAAGCCTATGACAATCTGATGGCACTGGCAAGCCCAGAACAGCAGAAAAATATTGCCTATCTTGGTTTCTTGTATCCGTTTAAAGAACAAGCTGAGTTTAAACCAGAAGCTCTTATCTTAACTAATTCTGATCAAATCGAACAGTTGGAACGTCTGGTCACAAGTTTACCGCAGCTGCATTTTCATATCGGAGCGATTACAGAGATGTCTAGTCACTTGATGACCTTTGGCAACTATGAAAATGTGACCCTGTATCCAAATATTGCCATGGATTTGGTACAACAATTGTATCAGCGGACCAGCCTTTACTTGGATATCAATCATGGTAACGAAATCCTATCCTCTGTCCGTACAGCATTCGAATACCGTCAGCTGATTTTAGGTTTCACAGAAACCCTTCATGCGTCAACCTATGTTGCGCGTGAAAATCGCTACGCTTCCTCGCAAGTTGAGGTCATGATTGCTAAGATAAAATCCTTATTGGCAGGACAGAGTGATGAGCAAAGTCGCCTCCTATCCTGTCAGGACAAAGAAGCCAACTTGACCACAGTTGCCGACTACCAGCGCGTGATAAAATAG
- the asp1 gene encoding accessory Sec system protein Asp1, with the protein MKHYFIPSWYPEHRTWYDNTNSWYNMWATARFDDTINQLRMFETAGEENQLLVLNYMPNLRYYKHRYDLFEVDTWSVFDQLQGIGDFQGSVIDYLDFDWPKGIEFVNSPFLVMAFLNGERYAQIEFGESGQVIWFDFFQQGSLTKKLVFDDRGFISSIVYYENGQSLHQDYLGLDGQWRVREYFDNGRVEVNQHLAKSISEQQIYENMEELVQERLSYYLKSDIEPATIFLTASPEHHDLVMQSKGKQKVVLSFFRERYPLDNIAQNISMLVTANLVITDSKKTADLLSSYNLVPVQHQSLFDTRLALGKSQRLQELYIYFLIDGLSVESLTSYLEFIFNAMEQNEDIYLSLVSYQTNHQQVDALKQTIDELLDARPEPYLFLEKENTRMFEFGDKETHDSRVSLSFYHSENEIIQSLESIRLIIDLADEPDLYTQIAGISSGIPQINRIESEFVEHLKNGFVLSKESDLKEAIDYYLSGLANWNKSLIHSVQKISEYTSGVLVEKVKEKIN; encoded by the coding sequence ATGAAGCATTATTTTATTCCGTCATGGTACCCAGAACATCGGACTTGGTATGATAATACTAATAGCTGGTATAACATGTGGGCAACGGCACGTTTTGATGATACGATCAATCAACTCAGGATGTTTGAAACTGCAGGTGAGGAGAATCAATTATTGGTTCTTAATTATATGCCGAATTTACGTTACTACAAACACCGTTATGATCTATTTGAAGTTGATACCTGGTCTGTATTTGATCAGTTGCAAGGAATAGGAGATTTCCAAGGTTCGGTGATTGATTATCTGGATTTCGATTGGCCAAAGGGAATCGAATTTGTAAACAGCCCTTTCTTGGTCATGGCGTTCTTAAACGGAGAACGGTATGCCCAAATCGAATTTGGCGAATCTGGTCAGGTTATCTGGTTCGATTTCTTTCAGCAAGGTTCCCTAACCAAGAAACTAGTATTTGATGACCGTGGATTTATTTCTAGTATCGTATATTATGAAAACGGTCAGTCTTTACATCAAGACTATCTGGGATTAGATGGGCAGTGGAGGGTGCGAGAATATTTTGATAACGGTCGTGTAGAAGTAAATCAACATCTGGCTAAATCGATTTCTGAACAGCAAATATATGAAAATATGGAAGAGCTAGTTCAGGAAAGATTGAGTTATTACTTAAAAAGCGACATTGAGCCTGCTACCATCTTTTTAACAGCGTCTCCCGAACATCATGACTTGGTGATGCAGTCTAAGGGGAAACAAAAAGTTGTCTTGTCGTTCTTTAGAGAACGCTACCCTCTGGATAATATTGCCCAAAATATCTCAATGTTAGTGACGGCAAATCTGGTGATTACAGATAGCAAAAAAACAGCTGATTTACTATCATCCTATAATCTCGTTCCAGTTCAACACCAGTCCTTGTTTGATACTCGATTGGCACTAGGTAAGAGCCAGAGATTGCAGGAACTCTATATTTATTTCTTAATAGATGGTCTTTCGGTTGAAAGTCTGACAAGCTATCTAGAATTTATTTTTAATGCGATGGAACAGAACGAAGATATCTATTTGTCGCTCGTTTCTTATCAGACGAATCACCAACAAGTTGATGCATTAAAACAGACGATTGATGAACTATTGGATGCCCGTCCAGAACCATATCTATTCTTGGAAAAAGAAAATACACGGATGTTTGAATTTGGCGATAAGGAGACACACGATAGTCGTGTCAGTTTGTCTTTTTACCACAGTGAAAACGAGATTATTCAATCATTAGAAAGTATTCGCTTAATTATTGATTTAGCAGATGAACCTGATTTGTATACCCAAATAGCAGGTATTAGTTCAGGGATTCCTCAAATCAACCGAATAGAATCTGAATTTGTTGAGCATTTGAAAAATGGCTTTGTTTTATCAAAAGAAAGTGACTTAAAAGAAGCGATAGACTATTATTTATCTGGACTCGCCAATTGGAATAAGTCTCTCATTCACTCTGTTCAGAAAATTTCAGAATACACAAGTGGCGTCCTCGTAGAAAAAGTGAAAGAAAAAATAAATTAA
- the asp3 gene encoding accessory Sec system protein Asp3, with protein MRVVIKWKHFAQEMYSHGSKVDFQKQIISFDNPLMPPSFEIKRWYSRTNFQAKRQTPTLPILNRGEKYRLIVNAESYPENSFYIRVVFFNRFGKQVGFKFLKTKDATFTYPKDAYSYDIALLNAGCEKLEFQSMVLKSIDDTADLFALSAEKQNPSSDAKVNLVFVEESEDLIYEKSMFSEVINRLSDVVFIADTDGELSMLNQETEKFILDLIHNQGEDGVNFFSYGPKGNFATRYYCEKLKQGQVFSGQEFYDASTYQTLLSHQGMSVNHVEELRKMGIGDHLNQLPNRDLAIVSSLVHPLRLLVQQFLEKDGHKK; from the coding sequence GTGCGAGTAGTAATAAAATGGAAGCATTTTGCTCAAGAAATGTATTCCCATGGTAGCAAAGTGGATTTTCAGAAACAGATTATTTCCTTTGACAACCCCTTGATGCCACCAAGTTTCGAAATCAAGCGATGGTATTCTAGAACGAATTTTCAGGCTAAACGCCAAACCCCAACACTGCCCATTCTGAACAGAGGGGAGAAGTATCGGCTGATTGTAAATGCTGAATCTTATCCGGAAAACAGTTTTTATATTCGTGTCGTATTTTTTAATCGTTTTGGGAAGCAAGTAGGCTTTAAATTCTTGAAAACCAAGGATGCAACGTTTACCTATCCCAAAGATGCTTATTCGTATGATATTGCCTTATTGAATGCGGGATGTGAGAAGTTGGAGTTTCAATCCATGGTGTTAAAATCGATAGATGATACGGCAGACTTGTTCGCTCTATCAGCTGAAAAACAAAATCCTAGTTCTGATGCTAAAGTGAATCTTGTTTTCGTTGAAGAATCAGAAGATTTAATCTATGAGAAGTCCATGTTTTCCGAAGTAATAAACAGATTGAGCGATGTTGTTTTTATCGCGGACACAGATGGAGAATTATCCATGCTGAATCAAGAAACAGAAAAGTTTATTCTTGATTTGATTCATAACCAAGGTGAGGATGGGGTAAACTTCTTTTCTTATGGACCAAAAGGGAATTTTGCGACGCGCTACTATTGTGAAAAACTGAAGCAAGGTCAAGTGTTTTCAGGTCAAGAGTTTTACGACGCCTCTACTTATCAGACTCTCCTGAGCCATCAGGGAATGAGCGTAAACCATGTTGAGGAACTGAGAAAAATGGGTATAGGTGACCATTTGAATCAACTTCCAAACCGTGACTTAGCAATCGTTTCTTCCTTGGTTCATCCCCTACGTCTACTTGTCCAACAATTTTTAGAGAAGGATGGTCATAAAAAATGA
- the asp2 gene encoding accessory Sec system protein Asp2, translated as MAKKKIPILQIGGQNWQTEQSLSDKLEWHYYSFERIEELLSELDQIQSEQIQLTTLQQEREEVLTTLFDEELDEQAKVELEERLRMSKSFKELEKEIKRLQKKIDTSLKFSALVLSDDTYPESIMPILDLFKVYEIFYPQGSHATGWLQEELRKRMAQSYDETKKSEFAHTLSQGLFVGQYGAKVHIDDLEVSPNFAGTIQMEGRKKLVLEGEFDSDYRQIAFFRFNVLYNADQFLNLFLEHETSSECSLQMSVRLIPDGATDYIVKEWKIEGEELRNQVVIDAEISGYLFISILVKGSGRVEIGDLHYRFSRNGLGEFILGGERIVDENLQEVFTYFEPGDFKPPLCVYFSGFRTAEGFEGFWMMKSMKTPFMLICDPRLDGGAFYLGSKELEDKIQQKIQDKLEFLGFDSSQLILSGMSMGTFGASYYGAKLKPHGIVVSKPLLSLGDMAFAEHLNRPGGFPTSLDLLHSNYYSMDTEAAEKLNNRFWDLMEPNVYESTKFAVAYMKEDDYDSTAFEKLVRTSRESGARILGRGYSGRHLDGSDVTSSWFIKQYRDMLEKDFNRE; from the coding sequence ATGGCAAAAAAAAAAATACCTATTTTACAGATCGGTGGACAGAATTGGCAGACTGAACAAAGTCTGTCAGACAAGTTGGAATGGCACTATTATTCTTTTGAACGCATAGAGGAATTGCTATCAGAACTTGACCAGATTCAGTCTGAACAAATCCAGTTAACAACATTACAGCAGGAAAGAGAAGAAGTCCTGACGACCTTGTTTGATGAAGAGCTAGATGAACAAGCCAAAGTAGAACTAGAGGAACGCTTGAGAATGAGTAAATCCTTTAAGGAACTGGAAAAAGAAATCAAACGCTTGCAGAAAAAAATCGATACTAGTTTAAAATTTTCTGCCCTAGTTCTATCAGACGATACCTATCCAGAAAGTATCATGCCGATTTTGGACTTGTTTAAGGTGTATGAAATATTCTATCCTCAAGGTTCGCATGCAACAGGTTGGTTACAAGAAGAGCTAAGAAAACGGATGGCTCAATCCTATGATGAGACTAAGAAGTCAGAATTTGCCCATACCTTATCCCAAGGTCTATTTGTGGGTCAGTATGGAGCAAAAGTCCATATAGATGATTTAGAGGTCTCTCCAAATTTTGCAGGGACTATACAAATGGAAGGGCGGAAAAAGTTGGTTTTGGAAGGTGAGTTTGATTCTGACTATCGACAGATAGCCTTCTTTCGCTTTAATGTTCTATATAATGCCGATCAATTCTTAAACTTGTTTTTAGAACATGAAACATCATCCGAATGTTCCCTTCAGATGTCAGTCCGATTGATTCCTGATGGAGCTACAGATTACATTGTGAAGGAATGGAAAATTGAAGGGGAGGAACTAAGAAATCAAGTTGTGATTGATGCTGAAATAAGTGGCTACTTGTTTATCTCCATTTTGGTAAAAGGGAGTGGACGAGTAGAGATAGGAGACCTTCATTACCGCTTTTCTAGAAATGGGCTTGGGGAGTTTATCTTAGGAGGGGAACGTATTGTAGATGAGAATCTACAAGAAGTTTTCACTTATTTTGAACCTGGTGATTTTAAACCGCCTCTTTGCGTCTACTTCTCGGGTTTCCGTACTGCGGAAGGTTTTGAGGGGTTTTGGATGATGAAAAGTATGAAAACTCCTTTTATGCTCATCTGTGATCCGAGATTAGATGGTGGAGCTTTCTATTTAGGAAGTAAGGAGTTAGAAGATAAAATCCAACAGAAAATACAAGATAAATTGGAGTTTTTAGGATTTGATTCCAGTCAACTAATTCTTTCAGGAATGTCTATGGGAACTTTCGGAGCTTCCTACTATGGTGCCAAGCTGAAGCCTCATGGCATTGTTGTTAGCAAACCCCTTCTAAGTCTAGGCGATATGGCTTTTGCAGAACACTTAAATAGACCAGGTGGCTTCCCGACATCCCTTGATTTGTTACATTCGAACTATTATTCAATGGATACTGAAGCTGCTGAGAAATTAAATAATCGCTTTTGGGATTTGATGGAGCCAAACGTATATGAATCGACCAAATTTGCAGTCGCCTATATGAAAGAAGATGATTACGATTCAACAGCCTTTGAAAAATTAGTTCGTACGAGTAGAGAGAGCGGGGCACGGATTCTAGGAAGAGGCTATTCAGGTCGTCACTTGGATGGAAGCGATGTGACATCGAGCTGGTTCATAAAACAGTACCGCGATATGCTCGAAAAAGATTTTAATAGGGAGTAA
- the secY2 gene encoding accessory Sec system protein translocase subunit SecY2, translating into MKHPIINQIAVSSLIIMIFLAGRYIPVPLVELAPYLSDLDLSSLPWYQIPSSSLTVFSIFALGLGPWMYATILISLFSIGSKQVAVSPRVSELRKNSLMFVLALIQGLGVAITLNYGESVKASIIDDIFFVSLVMIAGAYVVSWFANMNTAYGLGGTSLIILINIIVGQFTTFPLFFELFQSGLALVGFLLLGWIVFSLYLSVVLDQAEYRIPIQRIAIKSDLMKEAYMPIKLNIAGGMPFMYAYTLLAFPQYIFLLLSFLFPKYGPFFQVLGSYFVLTRWEGIVFFLAILALLTVAFSFTTINPTDKSKEMRKSGDYIPFVRPGQPTKDYLTAIVLRIATINAIFLMCMAGIPMLASLGNPDIQPVAGLPGIIMMVVGIVLTTIKEVRVARLKKRYSSLFTIE; encoded by the coding sequence TTGAAACATCCCATAATTAATCAAATAGCAGTGAGTAGTTTGATTATCATGATATTTTTGGCTGGTCGCTATATACCAGTTCCATTGGTTGAACTAGCACCATATTTATCGGACCTAGATCTAAGCTCCCTTCCTTGGTATCAAATTCCGTCCAGTAGCTTGACCGTGTTTTCAATCTTTGCACTGGGGCTAGGTCCGTGGATGTATGCGACGATATTGATTTCTTTATTTTCCATTGGAAGTAAGCAGGTTGCAGTTTCGCCACGAGTCAGCGAATTGAGAAAGAATAGCTTAATGTTTGTGTTGGCTCTTATACAGGGATTAGGCGTAGCGATTACCTTAAATTATGGAGAATCTGTTAAGGCCTCCATTATAGATGACATTTTTTTTGTGAGCCTAGTCATGATTGCTGGGGCCTATGTTGTTAGTTGGTTCGCCAATATGAATACCGCATATGGACTAGGAGGAACCTCCCTGATCATCCTGATTAACATTATTGTTGGTCAATTTACGACATTTCCGTTGTTTTTTGAATTGTTTCAAAGTGGTCTAGCCTTAGTTGGCTTTTTGTTATTAGGGTGGATTGTTTTCTCTCTTTACTTGAGTGTCGTCTTGGATCAAGCAGAATATCGAATTCCGATCCAACGAATAGCTATCAAAAGCGATTTGATGAAAGAAGCCTATATGCCAATCAAGCTAAATATTGCAGGGGGTATGCCATTTATGTATGCCTATACTTTGTTGGCCTTTCCTCAGTATATCTTTCTACTATTGTCCTTCTTGTTTCCTAAATACGGTCCCTTCTTTCAAGTGCTGGGAAGTTATTTTGTGCTGACAAGGTGGGAAGGAATTGTATTCTTCCTTGCCATATTGGCGCTTTTGACAGTTGCATTTTCCTTTACAACAATAAACCCAACTGACAAATCAAAGGAGATGCGGAAGTCAGGTGACTATATTCCTTTTGTAAGACCAGGACAACCGACCAAGGATTACCTAACAGCCATTGTTCTCAGAATTGCTACGATTAATGCGATTTTCCTAATGTGTATGGCTGGCATTCCGATGTTGGCTAGTCTTGGGAATCCAGATATTCAGCCGGTTGCAGGTCTTCCAGGGATTATTATGATGGTGGTTGGTATTGTACTGACAACCATCAAAGAAGTGAGAGTAGCGAGATTGAAGAAGCGATATAGTTCGTTATTCACAATTGAGTAG